ctggaggccagcctgggctacataacaaggcCCTGCTCATGTGTCACTTCCCAGGTATTGCTCCACCCTGAGGACCACCCTGGGAGGGTGAAGCTAAGGTGTGTGTAAAAGCCCCTGAACTCAGGATGGGACCATGCAGATGGTCACCAGGAGCTGACCCTTGCTGTGTTGGTCAGTGCGGTCAGGGTTGTGCTTAAGGCCCAAGGCGGAACAGACCAGGGGGCCTCAGAGGACATATTGCCTCTGCTGTGCTGCATCCGCTTGCCCTTGTCCGCATCCAGTGACAGAGAGCTCACTATCGAGTCCAAGGCCCCCCCCACAGGCGGCCTGCCTGCTACAGAGTCCTTACTGCTAATTCAGACATGCCTGCCTGGACCGCCTGCTTCCCAAGTCTCGGTTGTAAACCGAGGGACAGGGACTGAAGGCTCCCTCCCTTTCTTGAAAAGCTTAGTTTTCTGACATGCTGGGATAGGCAGGAGCAGAGTCAGGGACCCGAGGATCATCCTACAGACAGGTCTGTGTTTCTGAAGCTGTCGATGTGACTGAGTGGTAGGTTGCTTGTCCGATGTATTTGGGGCCCTAGGGCTCACTACACCCAGGATAGCGACGATTTTGTGCTACCTGTGAAGGCTACACGCTCCTCCATGCCAACCCCCTTCAGGCCTCAGTGGAGATGTCCCCTTCTCTTGAAGGGCCATTTGAACTCCTCCTGACCTAGCAGAGTTAGATGGTTCTATAATGTCCAGGTATTGGACACATTGCGATGGCATAGGTGTTtgtccccaccccgcccccaccctgccCTTTGCACGAGTCATAATGAGGTTGCTCAGTGGTTGtgtgcttgctgcttttccagaggactagagtttggcTCCAGCACCCACGTCAGGCTGCTCGCCACGGTCTATAAGCTCCAGGGAAGGTGACTTTCTCTTCTAAACTCTAAGAGCCTCACACGTATATGGCACACAtctacacagacatatacacataaaaaatggtttttttaagaaaataaacaacagagctgcgcatagtggtgcacacctttgatcccagcacttgggaggcagaagctggtgaatctttgagttttgaggccagtctggtctacagtgctagttccaagactgccagggctgtacagagaaatcctgtctggaaataAAACCagaccccaaaaccaaaaccaaccaaacaaacaaccagatCCAACAGCGGGTAACGGGATTCACCGCCTCACTGCGCTCTGCCTGTGCTGGGTGTTCAAGGCATACACACTCGGTTCACCAAAAGCAGTCCTGACAGCTGGCACCACCGCCACCTTCAGACGGGAAGTCGAGTGCTGCGGAAGGGACATGCTAAGCCCTGTGTCCCAAATCTTAGAATTCAGAGGAGGAACGAGGAGGCAAGATTCAAACCCGCTCCTCCAACACTGCGCTTGTCAGAATTAGGGCGACTGTTCCGCTGAGTTCTCAGCATACAATAGAGCTCAGTGGGGCTTGAAGCCAAGAAGAAAGAACCTTCTTTATTTGCGTTTCCTGGCTCTATCCACCAGGTCAGCCCCTCGAGAGCTCCCTGGAGTCAAGCCTCAGCCTTGGCtagctttcttccttcttctgcctGCTCAAGCTATGGGAATGATCCTGTTTGAGGATCTGAGGGAAGAGGGGGCGGTTCTAACAGACTTGATTGGCAGCTTTGAGAAAGATGAGAGGCAGGCACTATTGAAGTGTCTAGAGAGACACTTCGTGGTACAAGGGGACTGAGCACTGCAGAGCAGACTGGCTTCTGCTCCCTTCTGCTTAAAGGGAGCATCAGTAGtgaggggtgaggaggaggggaaaagaatTGGGCACAAGCCTTGGGGCGTGGTTATGGCTGAAGTGGGCAGGGCCCTGACGGGTGGGCGGAGCTCTGATGTGCTTACCCCGCCTCTCCCCTCTTCTTGCTCAGGATGGCTATATTGACTTCATGGAATACGTGGCCGCCCTGAGCCTGGTCCTTAAGGGCAAGGTGGAACAGAAGTTGCGCTGGTATTTCAAGCTGTACGACGTCGACGGCAACGGGTGCATAGACAGGGACGAGCTGCTCACCATCATCCGGGTAACTCCAGGTGCAGAGGGCTGGGCCAGCGGTGCGTGGCAGGTGGAAGGGTGGGTGACCCGGCTGACAGCCCCAGGATAGAAATTGCAGCCCAGAATAGGGATGGGATTTGGGACGGAGGGGTGACAGCTCTAACTCATTAACTGCGTGGTCTGGGTTAAGTCGTTATTCCTTGCGACTCCGTTTCTTCATTGAGTACTAAGTAAGGCATTGCTAaagctctggtgtgtgtgtgtgtgtgttcacgcgCGCATGTGTGAGGCCAGAAGAACATATCAAGCATCTTGCtccctctttttgagacagggtcttttactgaacctggagctaggtgAGTGGCAAGCCCCCCTTGGAGATGGCGgctcactatatagatcaggcaggcctggaactcacagaaacctgcctgtctgtgcctctgcctcccagaaggcAGGGATTAGAGGAGAGAAATACCACGACCCGCCTCCTTCGCCTTCTTTTAACGATTTTAACTTAGACCGGCTCACAACTACTTGGCCCATATTGACCTGGAGTTTGAGGCAATCCTACCTCGGTGTCCCAAATGTCTGAGGTCCTAACCTTGATCTCCACTCCCCACTGCTCTTGGATTCTGACAAGCTCGCTCTGCGCCCACTCCCGCCACTAGGAAGGGTCTCCTCACTTCCGCTTATTTGTGTTCCCAGGCCATCCGAACCATTAATCCCTGGAGCGACTCGTCCATGAGCGCCGAGGAATTCACAGATACCGTGTTTGCCAAGATCGACATCAACGGGGATGGTGAGGGGGCCGAGGAAGGGTTCCCAGGGGAGGGGTCAAGCAGAGATAGCAGCCACTCCTGGAGAGGGGTAAGAGGAGGAGGACCCAGGGCCTTCTGCTGGTCCCCTCTTCTACCCCCCTCTGCTCTGGAGGCGGACCTGGATTTTGGGGATCCCTGCCCCAGACTCTGGGTTCCGGAGCCCCAGCGCtggctctgtctctgcctttcacaTCCAGCTCTGAGCCCTGGACTCCTGAGACCTCATCCTGCGAATCTCTTTCTCTCCGTCCCAGGGGAACTGTCTCTGGAGGAGTTTATGGAAGGTGTCCAGAAGGACCAGATGCTCCTGGACACGCTGACCCGAAGCCTGGACTTGACCCGCATCGTGCGCAGACTCCAGAACGGCGAACACGAGGAGGCAGGCGCTGGCGACCTGGCAGCCGAGGCTGCAGGTTGAGTTGAGCCTCACCCGGTGGCTTCTGCATGCTGAGGGCTGGTCCCGGGCGGGGCCTGGTGTGGTCGTTCAGTTCTTGTCTTAACATTACATAGAACCTCCTGAACTCAGAGTCGCAGTTCTTTTCTTTGGGTGCATAGTGCGGGGCGGAGAGGCAGTAGCAGGCTTCGAGAGGATGGTCCCTAAGCCCTCTAGGGAACTCAGGAGGCTGGTGCTTCCTGCCAGTCGCTCTCTGGCCCCTCCCACCTTCTTGCCCCGCTCCCAGCTGTACTTCCCCAGGCCATGGCCTTGACCTTGCAGATGCGGAAGTTCTGAAAGAGCCCCGGGGCCTCTGTTGGAACCTGGCATCTGCTGCCACAGCCTCAGGCAGTCACTGCCTGGCTTCTAAGCGTTTTCTTAAGAGAACTTTATAGCAACATTCTACAAACTATAAAACTACGAAACGCCGAGAGATGGCTCCGAGGTAAGAGCACTGGTGGCTCTCGCAGAGGGCCCAGGCCTGGTTCCCAGGGCTCACATGgagactcacaaacatctgtacctCCGGTGCCACAGGAGTGCCCTCTGTGGACAGGGCACACACgtggtgcatagacatatgcagacaaaacacccatacacataaaataaaaataaacaaaaaacacttcAAGTTCATGCTAGGAACAGTGGTACATATACGTTATGCAAGCAGCAAGGGGCTGGACACggtggtgcatgcttgtgacAACggcactcagaaagctgaggcaggaggattgccatgggTTTCAAGCTGACCTGGGCTTCTGAAACTGTCTCAATTGttgcataaaatgaaaacaaacaacccttcTCCCAAGCACAAAAACCTGGGCATTTTAGCTCACATATATAATCTCAA
The Apodemus sylvaticus chromosome 9, mApoSyl1.1, whole genome shotgun sequence DNA segment above includes these coding regions:
- the Guca1a gene encoding guanylyl cyclase-activating protein 1; the protein is MGNVMEGKSVEELSSTECHQWYKKFMTECPSGQLTLYEFRQFFGLKNLSPSASQYVEQMFETFDFNKDGYIDFMEYVAALSLVLKGKVEQKLRWYFKLYDVDGNGCIDRDELLTIIRAIRTINPWSDSSMSAEEFTDTVFAKIDINGDGELSLEEFMEGVQKDQMLLDTLTRSLDLTRIVRRLQNGEHEEAGAGDLAAEAAG